One window from the genome of Enterobacteriaceae bacterium Kacie_13 encodes:
- a CDS encoding flagellar hook-basal body complex protein has protein sequence MSFSQGLSGLKAASQALDVVGNNIANSQTVGFKSGSIAFADVFAGSQIGMGVQVSSVNQNFSDGVLGMGNSQLDMGIQGNGFFRMTNEGGGVFYSRNGQFKQDENGFIINNQKMFLTGYQATGNPPTIQPGAAVGPIQIPNGQMPARASDAGTLKGNLSSEEVAIDQTDPANKFDPTNSKTYNSVSQVDAYDSLGNKHTINVYYVKTGDNTWKAYSNNTTSPTLDADGDPVYGEMNLVFDTSGQLTTNPARLPIEGAPYNGGAALKFDLDMDGMTQQASSTEMGSPTTTGYAPGLMNGYMVGDNGQIIASYSNGQSQLIGQVVLSNFTNPGGLQSKGDNSWAETPESGQPSIGVAGTGNLGNLLGNRLEASNVELSNEMVNMIVYQRNYQSNSQTIKTQSELLQILANLG, from the coding sequence ATGAGTTTTTCACAAGGCCTCAGCGGCTTAAAAGCTGCCTCGCAAGCCCTCGACGTAGTCGGTAACAACATTGCAAACTCCCAAACTGTCGGTTTTAAATCCGGTTCGATTGCCTTTGCTGACGTCTTTGCCGGTTCACAAATCGGCATGGGCGTTCAGGTCTCCTCGGTAAACCAGAACTTCAGCGACGGCGTACTGGGTATGGGTAACAGTCAGCTGGATATGGGGATTCAGGGCAACGGTTTCTTCCGTATGACCAACGAAGGCGGCGGCGTGTTCTACAGCCGCAACGGTCAGTTCAAGCAGGATGAAAACGGCTTCATCATAAACAATCAGAAAATGTTCCTGACCGGCTATCAGGCGACCGGTAATCCGCCGACTATCCAGCCGGGCGCCGCCGTCGGCCCGATCCAGATCCCGAACGGTCAGATGCCAGCGCGTGCGTCTGATGCCGGTACCCTCAAAGGGAACCTCAGCTCTGAAGAGGTGGCAATTGACCAGACTGATCCTGCGAATAAATTCGATCCTACCAACAGCAAAACCTACAACTCAGTGTCTCAGGTGGATGCGTACGACAGCCTCGGGAATAAGCACACCATCAACGTCTATTACGTCAAAACGGGCGATAACACCTGGAAAGCCTATTCCAATAACACCACGTCACCGACTCTGGATGCCGATGGCGATCCGGTGTATGGCGAAATGAATTTAGTCTTTGATACTTCCGGTCAGCTGACCACTAACCCGGCGAGGCTCCCTATTGAGGGCGCGCCCTACAACGGCGGCGCTGCACTGAAATTTGATCTGGATATGGACGGTATGACCCAGCAAGCGTCCAGCACCGAAATGGGTAGCCCGACGACGACCGGTTACGCGCCGGGCCTGATGAACGGTTATATGGTGGGTGACAACGGTCAGATTATCGCGTCATACAGCAACGGTCAGTCACAGCTGATCGGTCAGGTGGTCTTGTCCAACTTCACCAATCCGGGCGGCTTACAGTCAAAAGGTGATAACAGCTGGGCTGAAACACCGGAATCCGGACAACCTTCCATCGGCGTGGCCGGTACCGGTAATTTGGGTAACTTACTGGGCAACCGCCTTGAAGCCTCAAACGTGGAGCTGAGTAACGAGATGGTCAACATGATCGTCTATCAGCGCAACTACCAGTCCAACTCACAGACCATCAAAACCCAGTCTGAACTGCTTCAGATTCTGGCTAACCTGGGTTAA
- the flgK gene encoding flagellar hook-associated protein FlgK gives MNLFYLAQSGLNSAQSALSVVGNNLTNVMTPGYSRQSIMLGEAGGKTTSSGFFGYGAQVNGVQRAYDGFVNNQLRGAYTEYTGQSSRYQQLSQIDNMLGDDTSNISVSLNNIFKSLEEISADVPGQAARQGALAKFKAISYQFNSNSNTLNGLEKSTNTLISQSVSDINADATQLAKINAEIAKIHARSGDLPADLLDQRDSLLENLSLQTGIKVNEDPTTGRVDVTLANGLPLVNGDRSYQLEATVSSEDPTKTVVSYIDASGNRMPLDEEKMSGGKLGGLFKFRNEDLVDARNQLNQLALQMANKFNEVNAAGFDLDGIAGGDIFSIADPTATANRGNAGDGSLDIKFTDISNVKSEDYTLTFKGPNDTDWEVQTKDGRTITPTIGASGELEFEGISITPGGTPQPGDSFVLNPTAGAAGKLGVAITSGDQIAASSKADAGSSNNENIKDMIAIKEATLIGNGTLTEAYSSLVSSVGSSMTALKADIETTGKAAKAIEFEKQSVSGVSVEEETVKFQMYMQYYQANAQVLQAATTLFDSLLSIR, from the coding sequence ATGAATCTTTTTTATCTGGCTCAGAGTGGACTGAATTCGGCGCAATCAGCGCTGAGTGTCGTGGGTAATAACTTAACCAATGTCATGACGCCTGGGTACAGTCGCCAGAGTATTATGCTGGGCGAAGCAGGCGGGAAAACGACCAGTTCTGGCTTCTTTGGTTATGGTGCTCAGGTCAATGGTGTTCAGCGTGCTTATGACGGCTTTGTGAACAACCAGCTGCGCGGTGCCTACACAGAATATACTGGCCAGAGCAGTCGTTATCAGCAGCTTTCTCAGATTGATAATATGCTGGGTGACGATACCAGCAACATCTCTGTGTCACTGAATAATATTTTTAAGTCACTGGAAGAAATCAGTGCTGACGTACCCGGCCAGGCCGCACGGCAGGGGGCATTAGCCAAATTCAAAGCCATTTCTTACCAGTTCAACAGCAACAGCAATACGCTGAACGGGTTGGAGAAAAGCACCAATACGCTGATTTCCCAAAGCGTTTCTGACATCAATGCCGATGCCACACAGCTGGCAAAAATTAATGCAGAAATCGCCAAGATCCATGCCCGTTCCGGCGATCTTCCTGCCGACCTGCTCGATCAGCGCGACTCGTTGCTCGAAAATCTCAGCCTGCAGACCGGTATCAAAGTCAATGAGGATCCCACGACGGGCCGCGTTGACGTTACGCTGGCGAACGGACTTCCTCTGGTTAATGGCGATCGTTCCTATCAGCTGGAAGCTACAGTTTCTTCTGAAGATCCAACCAAAACCGTCGTCTCTTACATCGATGCATCCGGCAATAGAATGCCGCTCGACGAAGAGAAAATGTCCGGCGGAAAACTGGGCGGGTTGTTCAAATTCCGCAATGAAGATCTGGTCGATGCCCGTAATCAGCTGAATCAGCTGGCGCTGCAAATGGCGAATAAATTCAACGAAGTCAACGCCGCAGGTTTCGATCTCGATGGTATAGCTGGCGGTGACATTTTCAGTATTGCTGATCCCACCGCCACCGCCAACCGGGGTAACGCGGGTGATGGTTCGCTGGACATTAAGTTCACAGATATCAGCAACGTCAAGTCAGAGGATTACACCTTAACGTTTAAAGGCCCGAACGATACCGACTGGGAAGTGCAGACCAAAGACGGCAGAACCATTACGCCGACTATCGGCGCCAGCGGTGAGCTGGAGTTTGAAGGCATATCGATCACACCAGGTGGCACACCCCAACCCGGTGACAGTTTTGTCTTAAATCCGACGGCAGGTGCGGCCGGAAAACTGGGTGTGGCTATCACCAGCGGCGATCAGATTGCGGCGTCGAGTAAAGCTGACGCAGGCAGCAGCAATAACGAAAACATCAAAGACATGATTGCCATTAAAGAAGCCACGCTGATTGGCAACGGCACGTTGACAGAAGCCTATTCCAGCCTGGTCAGCTCAGTCGGTTCTTCTATGACAGCGCTGAAGGCGGACATAGAAACGACGGGCAAAGCGGCAAAGGCTATTGAATTTGAAAAGCAGTCAGTTTCCGGCGTGAGCGTGGAAGAAGAAACGGTGAAGTTCCAGATGTACATGCAGTATTACCAGGCTAATGCGCAGGTACTTCAGGCTGCCACGACGCTTTTTGACTCTCTGCTGAGTATTCGATAA
- a CDS encoding methyl-accepting chemotaxis protein — MFKRVRIATGITVVVMTMTLLLMVVMAFSLFNAMSAKNNFTQMATSTENIRDMQDGVFNLNAGIAHVNGLMLQTSLNRPFSPEAVERVRGIFTAAQKSMKTFIDSPFNSDSEYQAAQALNVQFDKVLKLSQDKIQYIANPAVYPDNLESESNERALLRQKIENYDEIAAANIQDYNRQAADDYYEMIAMVVVALGTAIVMTFLIRFWLRRALMLRMEQTSHSLKVIASGDLSREIDVGVPNELGLMLIELEKMRLSLTETVSGVQHGVKRIYSNAKEIAQGNNDLSARTEEQASALQQTAASMEELKTTVRQNADNAHTARQLAESASVNARNGGKVMSNLDGIMQQITKSSRQIADINGVIDSIANQTNILALNAAVEAARAGEQGRGFAVVAGEVRNLAKRSADAAKEISQLITTCVDNMSIGSQQVDHAGTVMTDIVSSVTQVTDIMGEITSASDEQSAGINQIAQAVNEMDQVTQQNAVMVEEAAMAANNLEMHAEALEKITAKFIFNENAVQIEHDQKKSLKTPRLSSPGIIRNAVNGKHSQEDNWETF; from the coding sequence ATGTTTAAACGAGTAAGAATAGCGACGGGCATCACCGTGGTTGTTATGACCATGACGCTTTTACTGATGGTGGTCATGGCATTTAGCCTGTTCAATGCTATGTCGGCAAAAAACAATTTTACTCAGATGGCTACCTCTACGGAGAACATCCGTGACATGCAGGATGGCGTTTTTAATCTCAATGCAGGCATCGCGCATGTGAATGGTTTGATGCTGCAAACCAGCCTTAACCGTCCGTTTAGTCCTGAGGCGGTCGAGCGTGTGCGCGGGATTTTCACCGCAGCACAGAAAAGCATGAAAACGTTCATTGATTCACCTTTTAATTCTGACAGTGAATATCAGGCCGCTCAGGCGCTGAACGTGCAGTTCGACAAGGTACTTAAATTGTCTCAGGACAAAATTCAGTACATCGCGAATCCGGCTGTCTATCCCGATAATCTGGAAAGTGAATCCAATGAGCGCGCGTTGCTGCGACAGAAAATCGAAAATTACGACGAAATTGCCGCCGCGAACATTCAGGATTATAACCGCCAGGCCGCCGATGATTATTACGAGATGATCGCAATGGTGGTGGTCGCACTGGGAACTGCGATTGTCATGACGTTTCTGATCCGTTTCTGGCTGCGCCGTGCATTGATGTTGCGCATGGAACAAACGTCGCATTCGCTTAAAGTTATTGCCAGCGGGGATCTCAGCCGTGAAATCGACGTCGGTGTACCCAATGAGCTTGGCCTGATGTTAATCGAGCTGGAAAAAATGCGTTTGTCTCTGACAGAAACTGTCTCAGGCGTGCAACACGGTGTGAAACGTATCTACAGTAATGCGAAAGAAATTGCGCAAGGTAATAACGATCTCTCTGCGCGCACCGAAGAGCAGGCGTCAGCGCTGCAACAAACCGCTGCCAGTATGGAAGAGCTCAAAACCACCGTCCGTCAGAATGCAGACAATGCGCATACGGCACGCCAGCTGGCGGAAAGTGCCAGCGTTAACGCCCGTAACGGCGGCAAGGTGATGTCTAATCTCGATGGCATCATGCAGCAGATCACCAAAAGCTCACGTCAGATTGCCGATATAAACGGTGTTATCGACAGCATCGCGAATCAGACCAATATCCTGGCACTTAATGCGGCGGTTGAAGCCGCCAGAGCCGGTGAGCAGGGCAGAGGTTTTGCGGTCGTCGCCGGAGAAGTGCGCAACCTGGCTAAGCGCAGTGCCGATGCGGCAAAAGAGATAAGTCAGCTCATCACCACCTGCGTCGATAACATGAGCATCGGTTCCCAGCAGGTTGATCATGCGGGCACGGTAATGACGGACATCGTGAGTTCAGTTACTCAGGTGACCGATATTATGGGTGAAATCACGTCCGCATCCGATGAGCAAAGTGCAGGGATTAATCAGATTGCGCAGGCTGTGAATGAAATGGATCAGGTGACTCAGCAAAATGCAGTCATGGTCGAAGAAGCGGCGATGGCGGCAAATAACCTTGAAATGCATGCGGAAGCATTAGAAAAAATCACGGCTAAATTTATTTTTAACGAAAATGCCGTCCAAATTGAGCATGATCAAAAAAAGAGTCTTAAAACGCCTCGTTTATCTTCTCCGGGAATTATCCGAAACGCAGTAAATGGTAA
- a CDS encoding flagellar biosynthesis protein FlgD: MAVSPVMNGSNDNTSTGTGNSAADLSQSFMELLVAQMQNQDPTNPMDNNQLTSQLAQFNTAAGVEKLNSTLEGVGMLVNSMQQMNASQWVGRSVYIEGDSVISNAEGGNQDFSFNLDSDADKVTVTLTDDAGNAYTADLKNAKAGVNKFSMDDLDNFQPGAPPSDDKSTFKVTFAASNENGDVPKITSLKKCKVDGVSFGGGTANLQLGLEGSTTLGNVYLIE; the protein is encoded by the coding sequence ATGGCTGTTTCACCCGTCATGAATGGCAGTAATGACAATACCTCAACGGGAACCGGCAACAGCGCCGCCGACCTTTCCCAGAGTTTTATGGAGTTGCTGGTGGCGCAAATGCAAAACCAGGATCCGACCAACCCGATGGATAACAACCAGCTGACCTCACAACTGGCGCAGTTCAACACGGCGGCGGGCGTTGAAAAGCTAAACTCCACCCTTGAAGGCGTTGGCATGTTGGTTAATAGCATGCAGCAGATGAACGCCTCGCAGTGGGTGGGACGTTCCGTGTACATCGAGGGTGATTCGGTGATTTCCAATGCCGAGGGTGGCAATCAGGACTTCTCTTTCAATCTCGACAGCGACGCCGACAAGGTCACCGTGACGTTAACGGATGACGCAGGCAACGCCTACACCGCCGATCTGAAAAATGCGAAAGCCGGGGTGAATAAATTCTCGATGGACGATCTGGATAACTTCCAGCCCGGAGCGCCACCGTCTGATGATAAGAGCACCTTTAAGGTGACCTTCGCAGCCTCCAATGAGAACGGCGATGTGCCGAAAATCACCTCTCTCAAGAAGTGCAAAGTGGACGGTGTCTCCTTTGGTGGCGGTACCGCTAATCTGCAGCTTGGGTTAGAGGGCAGCACAACGTTAGGCAACGTTTATTTAATTGAGTGA
- the flgJ gene encoding flagellar assembly peptidoglycan hydrolase FlgJ yields MGNSPLNSGAAFDVRGLDALKREVKSNSQEGIKAAAKQMEGMFIQMMLKSMRDASFKDGLLNSQQADMFTSMYDQQISQDIAAQSKMGFADVMVRQMGGEVDAKPNTPGVAPAPYSLNGNQNIGPFSSRTALLQATQKMPAGQGDVQYSRGTEKNTHFISRMLEPAIAAAKKSGIPHQLIIAQAALESGWGNKEITTTNGKPSHNLFGIKATSDWKGESTEITTTEFINGAPQKVKAAFRVYPSYSEALADYTALLVNNPRYQNVARSGTPEKAAHALQSGGYATDPAYAKKLISIINQVKGNISQGLNAYKTDLSSIF; encoded by the coding sequence ATGGGTAACTCACCGTTGAATTCAGGCGCAGCCTTTGATGTCCGTGGCCTCGACGCGCTTAAGCGCGAGGTCAAAAGTAATTCGCAGGAAGGGATAAAAGCTGCGGCAAAGCAAATGGAAGGCATGTTCATCCAGATGATGCTTAAGAGCATGCGTGATGCCTCTTTTAAGGATGGCCTGCTGAACAGTCAGCAGGCGGACATGTTTACCTCCATGTACGACCAGCAGATTTCGCAAGATATTGCTGCGCAAAGCAAGATGGGATTCGCCGATGTGATGGTCAGGCAAATGGGAGGAGAAGTCGATGCGAAGCCAAATACGCCTGGCGTTGCCCCGGCACCTTATTCCCTGAACGGCAACCAGAATATCGGACCATTTTCTTCGCGCACCGCGCTGTTACAGGCCACGCAAAAGATGCCCGCCGGACAGGGGGACGTACAATATTCCCGTGGTACAGAAAAAAATACGCACTTTATTTCGCGCATGCTGGAACCTGCCATTGCCGCAGCGAAGAAAAGTGGTATTCCGCATCAGCTGATTATTGCCCAGGCAGCGCTGGAATCCGGCTGGGGAAATAAAGAAATCACCACCACAAATGGTAAACCAAGTCATAACTTATTTGGCATAAAAGCGACATCTGACTGGAAAGGCGAGTCGACAGAAATAACCACCACTGAGTTTATCAATGGCGCGCCACAAAAGGTGAAAGCCGCATTCAGAGTCTATCCGTCATATTCCGAAGCACTGGCTGATTATACCGCTCTGCTGGTTAACAATCCGCGTTACCAGAATGTTGCGCGCTCAGGAACCCCTGAGAAAGCCGCACATGCCTTGCAGTCCGGTGGATACGCCACCGATCCCGCCTACGCGAAGAAATTAATCAGCATCATTAATCAGGTAAAAGGAAATATCAGTCAGGGGCTGAATGCCTATAAAACCGATCTTTCTTCAATTTTTTAG
- the flgL gene encoding flagellar hook-associated protein 3: protein MRLSTQYMYQSNIDSLSKAMNTGNDIGMRLSAGQKLLNPSDDPSGAAQAILYQNSLASMQQYDTARIHAKNALELEDNTLTSLGNILTKNLSEKIVAAGNGALSDADRQALATELQGIRDNMLDLANTKNSNGRYIFAGYDTGTAPYKTDGSYIGGDTPITQKVADSTEMQVGHTGDSVFMSGSGDDLFAQLDKAIVALNTPITDDAGREALKVTLDSVNVSIKKGIDNLGKVQAEVGTNLQQIDALDLSSATQQINVESRLQETVGSDYNTFITLLSQSKMSEFALSSSMMVFQSMQKMSIFNM from the coding sequence ATGCGCCTTAGCACCCAGTACATGTACCAAAGCAATATCGACAGCCTGTCTAAGGCGATGAACACCGGCAATGATATCGGTATGCGTCTCTCGGCCGGACAGAAATTACTGAACCCTTCTGATGATCCTTCAGGCGCGGCGCAGGCGATCCTTTATCAAAACTCGCTCGCCAGTATGCAGCAATACGACACTGCGCGAATCCATGCCAAGAATGCGCTGGAGCTGGAAGACAATACGCTGACTTCACTGGGTAATATCTTAACCAAGAATTTGAGTGAGAAAATTGTCGCGGCGGGCAACGGTGCCTTGTCTGATGCCGACCGTCAGGCGCTGGCCACCGAATTACAAGGTATTCGCGACAATATGCTGGATCTGGCGAATACCAAAAACAGCAACGGTCGCTATATTTTCGCCGGCTACGATACCGGCACTGCACCTTACAAAACCGATGGCAGCTATATCGGTGGCGACACGCCTATCACCCAAAAAGTGGCCGACAGCACGGAAATGCAGGTTGGGCATACCGGAGATTCAGTCTTTATGAGCGGCTCAGGGGATGACCTGTTTGCCCAGCTGGATAAAGCCATTGTCGCACTGAATACGCCGATCACCGATGATGCTGGCCGCGAGGCTCTGAAAGTGACGCTGGATTCCGTCAACGTCTCCATCAAAAAAGGCATCGACAATCTGGGTAAAGTGCAAGCCGAGGTAGGTACGAACCTGCAGCAGATTGATGCCCTGGATTTGAGTTCGGCCACTCAGCAGATCAACGTGGAGTCGCGCCTGCAGGAAACCGTCGGATCCGATTACAACACCTTTATTACGCTGCTGAGCCAGTCAAAAATGTCTGAATTTGCCCTGAGCTCCTCAATGATGGTGTTCCAGAGTATGCAGAAGATGAGCATTTTCAATATGTAA
- the flgI gene encoding flagellar basal body P-ring protein FlgI: MKNSLLSFCLSLFFGLIFIMPQNAQAERIRDLTSIQGIRSNSLMGYGLVVGLDGTGDQTMQTPFTTQSLSNMLSQLGITVPAGTNMQLKNVAAVMVTTDLPAFARPGEKIDVVVSSLGNAKSLRGGTLLMTPLKGVDNQIYALAQGNLLVSGAGAQSGGSRVQTNQLNGARISGGATVEREVPASFSQDNILRLQLNDDDFTVAQQISDEINRRFGGSTAVAEDSRTVKLFAPRDSAGKVRFLADVQNIPIRIGIMDAKVIVNSRTGSVVMNRHVVLDACAVAQGDLTVEVSRTNQVSQPDTPFGGGQTVVTPNTQISVREQNGSLQRVNTSADLNNVVRALNSLGATPNDLMSILQSMKSAGCLRAKLETN; the protein is encoded by the coding sequence ATGAAAAATTCATTACTCTCTTTCTGTCTGAGCCTGTTCTTTGGTCTGATTTTTATCATGCCGCAGAACGCTCAGGCAGAGCGCATTCGCGATTTAACATCGATTCAGGGTATTCGCAGCAATTCCCTGATGGGTTACGGGCTGGTGGTCGGGCTGGATGGTACCGGTGACCAGACGATGCAAACACCTTTCACGACCCAAAGCCTCAGCAACATGCTGTCTCAGCTGGGGATTACCGTACCTGCGGGAACCAACATGCAGCTGAAAAACGTGGCTGCGGTGATGGTCACTACTGATTTACCTGCGTTTGCCCGCCCGGGCGAGAAAATTGACGTGGTGGTGTCCTCACTGGGGAATGCCAAAAGTCTGCGTGGCGGAACGCTGCTGATGACGCCGCTCAAAGGGGTGGATAACCAGATTTATGCGCTGGCGCAGGGGAACCTGCTGGTCTCGGGTGCTGGTGCGCAAAGCGGCGGAAGCCGCGTGCAGACTAACCAGCTCAACGGTGCGCGCATCAGCGGCGGTGCGACGGTAGAACGTGAAGTTCCGGCGAGTTTTTCGCAGGATAACATCCTTCGTCTCCAGCTTAATGATGATGACTTTACCGTCGCCCAGCAAATCAGCGATGAGATCAACCGTCGCTTCGGTGGCTCGACGGCAGTGGCGGAAGATTCCCGCACCGTGAAACTGTTCGCCCCGCGTGACAGCGCAGGCAAAGTGCGTTTTCTGGCGGATGTGCAAAACATCCCCATCCGCATTGGCATTATGGACGCCAAAGTGATCGTCAATTCCCGTACCGGCTCGGTGGTTATGAACCGCCATGTCGTGCTGGATGCGTGTGCGGTGGCGCAGGGTGACCTGACCGTTGAGGTTTCCCGTACCAATCAGGTCAGCCAGCCGGATACGCCATTTGGTGGCGGTCAGACAGTGGTCACGCCGAATACCCAAATTTCAGTGCGTGAACAAAATGGCTCGCTGCAGCGGGTGAATACCAGTGCGGATCTGAATAATGTCGTCCGTGCGCTGAACAGCCTCGGGGCAACGCCGAACGACCTGATGTCGATTCTTCAGTCGATGAAAAGTGCCGGGTGTCTGCGTGCGAAACTGGAGACCAACTGA
- the flgH gene encoding flagellar basal body L-ring protein FlgH — MKNQPCSLISGVSVPGAFPVSKRFAAVIALTLFLTGCAYIPHKPLVDGVTTATPAQAVTTTANGSVFQTGQAMSYGYQPMFEDRRPRNVGDTLTIVLQENVSASKSSSANANRGGSTDLSVDAVPSMLAGLLGGDRAATSISGKNDFSGKGGAAAKNTFSGTITVTVQQLLENGNLKVVGEKQIAINQGTEFIRFSGVVNPRTISSSNTVISTQVADARIEYVGNGYINEAQQMGWLQRLFLNLSPY; from the coding sequence ATGAAAAACCAGCCTTGTTCCCTGATTTCAGGGGTATCCGTTCCCGGAGCTTTCCCTGTCTCTAAACGTTTTGCCGCCGTGATTGCGCTGACACTCTTTCTGACGGGATGTGCCTACATTCCTCACAAACCTCTGGTCGATGGCGTGACAACGGCGACGCCGGCGCAGGCAGTAACGACGACAGCGAATGGCTCGGTATTCCAGACGGGACAGGCGATGAGCTATGGCTATCAGCCGATGTTTGAAGACCGCAGACCGCGAAATGTGGGCGATACCCTGACGATTGTGTTGCAGGAGAACGTCAGCGCCAGCAAAAGCTCTTCGGCCAACGCCAACCGCGGCGGTTCGACCGATCTCTCTGTTGATGCCGTACCGAGTATGTTGGCAGGGCTTTTGGGGGGCGATCGGGCGGCGACCTCCATCAGCGGTAAAAATGATTTCTCTGGTAAAGGGGGCGCGGCGGCGAAAAACACCTTCAGCGGCACCATTACCGTGACCGTCCAGCAACTGCTGGAAAACGGCAACCTGAAGGTGGTCGGGGAGAAGCAGATCGCCATCAATCAGGGCACCGAATTTATCCGTTTCTCCGGCGTGGTGAATCCGCGCACCATCAGCAGTAGCAATACCGTGATTTCCACGCAGGTGGCGGATGCCCGTATCGAATACGTCGGTAACGGCTATATCAATGAAGCGCAACAGATGGGCTGGTTGCAGCGTTTGTTCCTCAATCTCTCTCCTTATTAA
- a CDS encoding flagellar hook-basal body complex protein gives MDRAIYTAMGAANAALNRQAVTSNNLANASTSGFRAQLAAFRAVPVEGPSVATRTMVTESTPYHDDSMGAINQTGRNLDVALPQNGWLAVALPDGTEAYTRAGNIDVDSEGLLSIRGMPVIGDGGQINVPPQSELTIAPDGTITALGAGDEPTALAQVGRLKMVNAPLQDLIHGDDGLFHISPASANAGQGQLPADPNLQLIPGALESSNVNPARSMVEMIATARGFDMNMKVISTVDDNEKKANQLLSMG, from the coding sequence ATGGATCGCGCAATATATACCGCCATGGGCGCGGCAAATGCCGCCCTTAACCGTCAGGCAGTGACGTCAAATAACCTGGCCAATGCTTCTACATCCGGTTTTCGTGCGCAGCTTGCGGCTTTCCGTGCGGTGCCGGTAGAAGGTCCGTCCGTCGCGACCCGCACGATGGTGACGGAATCCACGCCATACCACGATGATTCAATGGGTGCCATCAACCAGACGGGGCGAAACCTCGACGTTGCGCTGCCGCAAAATGGCTGGCTGGCGGTGGCATTGCCTGACGGAACTGAGGCTTACACCCGTGCGGGCAATATTGACGTCGACAGCGAAGGTTTGCTGAGCATCCGCGGAATGCCTGTTATTGGTGACGGCGGCCAGATCAATGTGCCGCCGCAGTCCGAATTGACTATTGCGCCTGACGGGACGATTACCGCGCTCGGCGCAGGGGATGAGCCTACCGCGCTGGCGCAGGTCGGCAGGCTGAAGATGGTGAATGCCCCGCTTCAGGATCTGATCCACGGCGATGACGGCCTGTTTCATATTTCTCCCGCGTCGGCGAATGCCGGTCAGGGACAGCTGCCTGCGGATCCGAATCTACAACTGATCCCCGGCGCGCTGGAAAGCAGCAACGTCAATCCTGCCAGATCGATGGTGGAGATGATTGCGACCGCGCGCGGTTTCGATATGAACATGAAGGTCATCAGCACAGTGGATGACAACGAAAAGAAAGCTAACCAGCTACTGAGCATGGGCTAA
- the flgG gene encoding flagellar basal-body rod protein FlgG, producing the protein MIRSLWIAKTGLEAQQTNMDVIANNLANVSTTGFKRQRAVFEDLLYQTLRQPGAQSSEQTTIPSGLQLGTGVRPVATERVHSQGNLTATNNSKDLAIDGHGFFQVLMPDGTTGYTRDGSFQIDQNGQLVTASGYQVQPAITLPQDADTLTVGKDGLVSVTVPGQTAPQQVGQLTLSTFINDSGLESIGENLYRETQASGAPNETTPGLNGGGSLRQGYVEASNVNVAEELVSMIQTQRAYEINSKAVSTSDQMLQRLTQL; encoded by the coding sequence ATGATCCGTTCTTTATGGATAGCCAAAACAGGTCTTGAAGCACAGCAAACCAATATGGATGTCATTGCCAATAACCTGGCAAACGTGAGCACCACCGGGTTCAAACGCCAGCGTGCGGTGTTTGAAGACTTGTTGTATCAGACGTTGCGTCAGCCTGGCGCGCAGTCTTCCGAACAGACCACGATCCCTTCTGGTCTGCAACTGGGTACCGGTGTGCGTCCGGTGGCGACTGAGCGCGTCCACAGTCAGGGCAACCTGACCGCCACGAACAACAGCAAAGATCTGGCCATTGATGGCCACGGTTTCTTCCAGGTGTTAATGCCGGATGGCACCACCGGTTATACGCGCGATGGTTCGTTCCAGATTGACCAAAATGGCCAGCTGGTAACCGCCAGCGGCTATCAGGTTCAGCCTGCTATAACCCTTCCGCAGGACGCCGATACGCTGACCGTCGGTAAAGATGGTCTTGTCAGTGTCACCGTGCCCGGTCAGACCGCGCCGCAGCAGGTAGGCCAGCTGACGTTGAGCACCTTTATTAACGACTCCGGTCTGGAAAGTATTGGTGAAAACCTCTACCGCGAAACCCAGGCATCGGGTGCGCCCAACGAAACGACGCCCGGCCTGAACGGCGGCGGCAGTCTGAGACAAGGGTATGTCGAAGCCTCCAACGTTAACGTGGCAGAAGAGCTGGTCAGCATGATTCAGACCCAGCGCGCCTACGAAATTAACAGTAAAGCAGTCTCAACCTCTGACCAGATGTTGCAACGCCTGACCCAACTGTAA